Proteins found in one Haloferax litoreum genomic segment:
- a CDS encoding 2Fe-2S iron-sulfur cluster-binding protein yields MPTVRFRGREISCERGAVLRDVLRAAGESPHNGNSTWFNCRGGGSCGTCAVRIRGPVTYRTKKERLRLRFPPHDRDTGLRLACQTLVLGDLTVEKYPGFWGQHVTDDTTD; encoded by the coding sequence GTGCCGACCGTCCGATTTCGTGGCCGCGAGATTTCGTGTGAACGAGGAGCCGTCCTCCGAGACGTGCTTCGAGCAGCCGGTGAATCCCCCCACAACGGGAATTCCACGTGGTTCAACTGTCGCGGCGGCGGGTCCTGTGGGACCTGTGCCGTCCGCATTCGTGGACCCGTCACCTACCGGACGAAAAAAGAGCGATTGCGACTTCGCTTCCCTCCGCACGACCGGGACACGGGACTCAGACTGGCGTGCCAGACGCTCGTGTTGGGTGACCTCACCGTCGAGAAGTATCCAGGCTTTTGGGGTCAGCACGTCACCGACGACACCACCGACTGA
- a CDS encoding thioredoxin domain-containing protein codes for MRQTRRAYLAATAGALTLGTAGCLGGSGGSGSDDGSVAAVGCDVPERETVDSLPTPQMGPDDAAVVVEGWEDFACPHCATFSLEVLPKLESEYVSEGIVAYRHHDFPIPVDEWWSWVGASAARAVQDEADDATFFDFSHTLYENQSTFRGSDDEEALSTLQDFADDAGLDGCSIVAAAARERYRPLIEAEREDAVEDRGFQGTPTILVNGEQVAPRWEDLKSAIENAR; via the coding sequence ATGCGACAGACACGACGCGCGTATCTCGCCGCGACGGCGGGTGCGTTGACCCTCGGCACCGCGGGGTGTCTCGGCGGGTCTGGCGGTTCCGGTAGTGACGACGGTTCCGTCGCTGCCGTTGGTTGTGACGTCCCCGAACGAGAGACGGTCGACTCCCTCCCGACTCCGCAGATGGGTCCCGACGACGCCGCTGTCGTCGTCGAGGGATGGGAAGACTTCGCGTGCCCCCACTGTGCGACGTTCAGTCTCGAAGTCCTCCCCAAACTCGAATCGGAGTACGTCTCCGAAGGCATCGTCGCGTACCGCCACCACGACTTCCCGATTCCGGTCGACGAGTGGTGGTCGTGGGTCGGTGCCTCCGCCGCCCGTGCGGTTCAAGACGAAGCCGACGACGCGACGTTCTTCGACTTCTCGCACACGCTCTACGAGAACCAGTCCACGTTCCGTGGGAGTGACGACGAAGAGGCACTCTCGACCCTCCAGGACTTCGCCGACGACGCCGGCCTCGATGGCTGTTCTATCGTCGCCGCCGCCGCACGCGAGCGGTACCGTCCCCTCATCGAAGCAGAGCGAGAAGACGCCGTCGAGGACCGCGGGTTCCAAGGGACGCCGACCATCCTCGTCAACGGCGAACAGGTCGCCCCTCGATGGGAAGACCTCAAATCGGCTATCGAGAACGCCCGATAA
- a CDS encoding TlpA family protein disulfide reductase gives MNRRDLLGVLAGAGLTGLAGCLGGETGGSSSEATTDESGTASSATPSDTGDLPLVVDTIEAQGSSVGAMQIPVDGTPTVLDLFATWCAPCVAQMESLRALHTEFGDDVAFVSVTNERLGGGLTMDDIRDWWADNDGNWTVGHDPESRLMRAVRASGLPYLVVFDGDGEVTWTHRGLASEPNLREAIEDAR, from the coding sequence ATGAATCGGCGTGACCTCCTCGGCGTCCTCGCGGGCGCGGGCCTCACCGGTCTCGCGGGATGTCTCGGCGGGGAAACCGGCGGTTCGTCTTCCGAAGCGACGACTGACGAGTCTGGGACTGCGTCGTCTGCCACCCCGTCCGACACCGGAGACCTTCCGCTCGTCGTCGACACCATCGAGGCGCAGGGGTCGTCCGTCGGCGCGATGCAAATTCCCGTCGACGGGACGCCGACAGTCCTCGACCTCTTCGCGACGTGGTGTGCCCCGTGTGTCGCGCAGATGGAATCGCTCCGGGCACTCCACACGGAGTTCGGCGACGATGTGGCGTTCGTCTCCGTGACGAACGAGCGACTCGGTGGCGGCCTGACGATGGACGACATCCGCGACTGGTGGGCGGACAACGACGGTAACTGGACGGTCGGACACGACCCAGAGAGTCGGTTGATGCGTGCCGTCCGAGCGAGTGGCCTGCCGTATCTCGTCGTGTTCGACGGCGACGGCGAAGTGACGTGGACCCACCGCGGACTCGCCAGTGAACCGAACCTTCGAGAGGCTATCGAGGACGCGCGTTGA
- a CDS encoding cytochrome c biogenesis CcdA family protein codes for MLGLDPAFAGTLAFALSAGVATFFAPCAYPLLPGYVGYYLSRDDADLGGAITRGGVASLAALTALAGIGVILALVGGRIASHIALFEPIVGGALVVFGLLLFTGRAPSLHVVLPEYRSSVAGFGIFGAVYGLAAAGCVVPIFLGVVAQSLALPTAQAVISLAAYATAAALPLAIVTVLAALGGDRIRSLSGYVGSVQKVAAGVMVAAGVWQIWLALSFLGYV; via the coding sequence ATGCTCGGCCTCGACCCCGCATTCGCTGGCACGCTGGCGTTCGCACTCAGTGCGGGCGTCGCCACGTTCTTCGCCCCGTGTGCGTACCCACTGCTTCCGGGGTACGTCGGGTACTATCTCTCGCGGGACGACGCTGACCTCGGCGGTGCAATCACACGCGGCGGTGTCGCATCGCTCGCCGCCCTCACTGCACTCGCGGGTATCGGTGTGATTCTCGCACTCGTCGGCGGGCGAATCGCGTCGCACATCGCACTGTTCGAACCCATCGTCGGCGGCGCACTCGTCGTCTTTGGCCTCCTCTTGTTCACTGGTCGCGCGCCGAGTCTGCACGTCGTCCTCCCCGAATACCGCTCTTCAGTTGCCGGGTTTGGCATCTTCGGTGCCGTGTACGGCCTCGCCGCCGCGGGGTGTGTCGTCCCCATCTTCCTCGGCGTCGTCGCCCAGTCGCTGGCCCTCCCGACTGCACAAGCCGTCATCTCACTCGCCGCGTACGCCACTGCGGCGGCGCTTCCGCTGGCAATCGTGACGGTGCTCGCCGCACTCGGCGGCGACCGAATCCGGTCGCTCTCGGGATACGTCGGGTCAGTTCAGAAAGTCGCCGCCGGCGTGATGGTCGCCGCCGGCGTCTGGCAGATTTGGCTGGCGCTGTCGTTCCTCGGGTACGTCTGA
- a CDS encoding DUF7405 family protein, with protein MFDGSPSRREFLKAAVAAGGAAALSACLDRAPDDPVPAGTDAFDTLPASQHAWNDACRTDEYGNVEVPRHQILLYLDLNHDGPPTESDRSTAENAFRVLDRAYERSHEGLLWSVAYSPRYFERFDEPLPGAIDLPEPRALSPFETPEFDRQDALVHLASDRADVVLEAEQALFGEVESANSVAVDADLSGLFSVDARRTGFVGAGLPAEHQSDLNGIPDGNPVPEHSPLFMGFKAGFAKNQATEEYVTIPDGPFAGGTTKHVANVRQRLADWYDEEDQYHRIMKLFSPGHAEQGLVDGIGENLGDDSGIDAMLDRIRDDAEQFGHVGHAQKAARANRDEDGNVKLLRRHFESADDGIASLHFPSLQRGISDFEDVREAMNGTNLTDIPTIRQRVNNGILEYLFTKHRGNFLVPPRRIRALPTPTGETL; from the coding sequence ATGTTCGACGGGTCTCCCTCCCGCCGAGAGTTCCTGAAAGCGGCCGTCGCAGCAGGTGGCGCAGCGGCGCTTTCGGCCTGTCTCGACAGGGCACCCGACGACCCCGTGCCGGCGGGAACCGACGCCTTCGACACGCTTCCGGCCAGTCAGCACGCGTGGAACGACGCCTGTCGGACCGACGAGTATGGAAACGTCGAGGTGCCGCGCCATCAGATTCTCTTGTACCTCGATTTGAACCACGACGGTCCGCCGACAGAGTCCGACCGCTCGACGGCCGAGAACGCCTTCCGCGTCCTCGACCGGGCGTACGAACGGAGTCACGAGGGCCTCCTCTGGTCTGTCGCCTACTCCCCACGCTACTTCGAACGCTTCGACGAACCGCTCCCGGGAGCCATCGACCTCCCAGAACCGCGGGCGCTCTCACCGTTCGAGACACCAGAGTTCGACCGACAGGACGCACTCGTTCACCTCGCGTCTGACCGCGCCGACGTCGTTCTCGAAGCAGAACAGGCGCTCTTCGGCGAAGTCGAGTCGGCGAACAGTGTCGCCGTCGATGCCGACCTCTCCGGTCTCTTCTCGGTCGATGCTCGGCGGACCGGGTTCGTCGGTGCCGGGTTGCCCGCAGAGCACCAGTCGGACCTCAACGGCATCCCCGACGGGAACCCGGTCCCCGAGCACTCGCCGCTGTTCATGGGTTTCAAAGCCGGGTTCGCCAAGAACCAAGCCACCGAGGAGTACGTCACCATCCCAGACGGCCCGTTCGCCGGTGGCACGACGAAACACGTCGCGAACGTCCGTCAGCGACTCGCCGACTGGTACGACGAAGAAGACCAGTACCACCGCATCATGAAGTTGTTCTCGCCGGGACACGCCGAGCAAGGCCTCGTCGACGGTATCGGGGAGAACCTCGGTGACGACAGCGGTATCGACGCGATGCTCGACCGAATCCGCGACGACGCCGAGCAGTTCGGCCACGTCGGCCACGCGCAGAAGGCGGCCCGTGCCAACCGCGACGAGGACGGCAACGTCAAACTCCTCCGCCGACACTTCGAGTCGGCCGACGACGGCATCGCAAGCCTCCACTTCCCGTCGCTTCAGCGGGGCATCTCCGACTTCGAAGACGTCCGTGAAGCGATGAACGGCACCAACTTGACCGACATTCCGACTATCCGCCAACGGGTCAACAACGGCATCTTGGAGTACCTCTTTACCAAGCACCGCGGGAACTTCCTCGTCCCACCGCGTCGGATTCGGGCGTTGCCGACGCCGACTGGGGAAACACTCTAA
- a CDS encoding SCO family protein — protein MNRRTYLRAVGTGAAVGLAGCLGGGGNPNVSLSKPDRENDVSSEDLPYPAWGQQVPDVTLTDPINGSEIAVRDIDTPHFHTFFFTNCMTVCPVLISALREVQIHSVTEGYADEVSFYPITFDPARDDAAAFEKEAAQMNVDMDVGNWHFLRTADEAAAKSVVEDQFGVFFQKNEPNEDGNYMFTHLGLVMLVNGDGYVERTYRGNQPDEQTLIDDLTALREA, from the coding sequence ATGAATCGACGAACCTATCTCCGCGCTGTGGGGACGGGCGCGGCAGTCGGACTCGCCGGGTGTCTCGGTGGGGGCGGCAATCCGAACGTCTCGCTCTCCAAGCCAGACCGTGAGAACGACGTTTCGAGCGAGGATCTGCCCTACCCCGCGTGGGGCCAGCAGGTCCCCGACGTGACGCTCACGGACCCAATCAACGGGTCCGAAATCGCGGTCCGCGATATCGACACGCCGCACTTCCACACGTTCTTCTTCACGAACTGTATGACCGTCTGTCCGGTCCTCATCAGTGCGCTCCGTGAAGTGCAGATTCACTCGGTCACCGAAGGCTACGCCGACGAGGTGTCGTTCTACCCCATCACGTTCGACCCCGCCCGCGACGACGCGGCCGCGTTCGAGAAAGAAGCAGCCCAGATGAACGTCGACATGGACGTCGGCAACTGGCACTTCCTCCGAACCGCCGACGAGGCAGCAGCGAAGTCCGTCGTCGAAGACCAGTTCGGCGTCTTCTTCCAGAAGAACGAACCGAACGAAGACGGGAACTACATGTTCACCCACCTCGGCCTCGTCATGCTCGTCAACGGCGACGGCTACGTCGAGCGAACCTACCGCGGGAACCAACCGGACGAACAGACGCTCATCGACGACCTGACTGCTCTTCGGGAGGCGTGA
- a CDS encoding iron transporter, whose amino-acid sequence MMRRRQFLAATGTAAAVGLSGCLAELGRLYTSNEPPVVRNRPNEAYVPTHVEGMKMVGTADAGDYRVGLFYSYPHRFWVMDDEDGDYATSKTAVEPGDDVHLMASVWDPETGTTVPDTGLSVELSRDDELVSEEVIYAMLSQRMGFHYGANFGLGGDGTYEVRVNVGATSLNRFGELAGRFESPASATLDFEFTERDRDDIPYTMLDDKKGDPGAVKPMEMEMVPLGRAPETLPGDRLGSGMASGLRLVGTAISEPRFGEDTYLAISAQTPYNRLVVPRMGLSATVSGGGLVRFDDRLEPGLDPELGFHYGATVPSLSADDTVEVLVDTPPQVARHEGYETAFLEFDTTRLT is encoded by the coding sequence GTGATGCGACGGCGTCAGTTCCTCGCCGCGACAGGGACTGCCGCGGCAGTCGGACTCTCTGGGTGCCTCGCCGAACTCGGGCGACTCTACACCTCGAACGAACCGCCCGTCGTCAGGAACCGACCGAACGAGGCGTACGTCCCGACTCACGTCGAGGGGATGAAGATGGTCGGCACCGCCGACGCCGGTGACTACCGCGTCGGCCTCTTCTACAGTTATCCACACCGCTTCTGGGTGATGGACGACGAAGACGGCGACTACGCAACGAGCAAGACGGCCGTCGAACCGGGTGACGACGTACACCTCATGGCGTCGGTGTGGGACCCCGAGACGGGGACCACCGTCCCCGACACCGGGTTGTCTGTCGAACTCAGTCGTGACGATGAACTCGTGAGCGAAGAGGTCATCTACGCGATGCTCTCACAACGGATGGGATTCCACTACGGGGCGAACTTCGGCCTCGGCGGGGACGGGACCTACGAGGTTCGCGTGAACGTCGGCGCGACGTCACTGAACCGCTTCGGCGAGTTAGCCGGCCGATTCGAATCACCTGCTTCCGCCACGCTCGACTTCGAATTCACCGAGCGAGACAGAGACGACATCCCGTACACGATGCTCGACGACAAGAAAGGCGACCCGGGTGCGGTCAAACCGATGGAGATGGAGATGGTGCCACTCGGCCGCGCCCCCGAGACACTCCCCGGTGACCGCCTCGGGTCCGGGATGGCGAGTGGTCTCCGACTGGTCGGGACAGCCATCTCGGAACCGAGGTTCGGCGAGGATACCTACCTCGCCATCTCGGCACAGACGCCGTACAACCGCCTCGTCGTCCCACGGATGGGTCTCTCGGCGACCGTCTCCGGCGGCGGTCTAGTCCGATTCGACGACCGACTCGAACCCGGACTCGACCCCGAACTCGGGTTCCACTACGGAGCGACGGTCCCCAGTCTCTCGGCAGACGACACAGTCGAGGTTCTGGTCGACACCCCGCCGCAGGTTGCCCGCCACGAGGGCTACGAGACGGCATTCCTCGAATTCGACACCACTCGCCTCACGTAG
- a CDS encoding MFS transporter — MTATRRERVTLALAVWGVLVSQVLLYPGVADLVSALGGSGDISAGMLFLVAEFAAFVTFASVWGAASDALGRRTPLIVVGALGGATSYVLLAGLATFGAPFNVALVVRLFGGAMTIGAFSLAITMLADLSGGNGRNMGAAGIAIGLGAALGSVVGGRLTTLDPLAPLYAAAAVLVGVALLVATVPDRSPDTVRVGIGTVLRKLAAKPAFGVPYAFGFIDRMTAGFFALVGVFYFRETFGVDAAVAGAVLALFFVPFALLQYPFGSLSDRVGRFRPVVLGSMLYGVAIVAVGLAPTFELAAGLMVVVGVFGALVAPATMALVTDLAPAGERGAALGGFNVFGSLGFLTGFVVGGVVADVVGYLPSFLVVGFAEVAIAIVALRAVKRLDSLGETQTPASAD; from the coding sequence ATGACCGCGACGCGCCGAGAACGAGTGACGCTCGCCCTCGCCGTCTGGGGCGTACTCGTCTCGCAGGTGTTACTCTACCCCGGGGTGGCCGACCTCGTCTCCGCACTCGGGGGAAGCGGCGATATCTCGGCGGGGATGTTGTTCCTCGTCGCCGAGTTCGCCGCGTTCGTCACCTTCGCGAGCGTCTGGGGTGCCGCCTCAGATGCACTCGGCCGGCGAACCCCGCTCATCGTCGTGGGCGCACTGGGTGGCGCGACGAGTTACGTGTTGCTCGCCGGCCTCGCGACGTTTGGTGCGCCGTTTAACGTCGCACTCGTCGTTCGCCTGTTCGGCGGCGCGATGACCATCGGTGCCTTCTCGCTGGCGATTACGATGCTCGCTGACCTCTCGGGCGGGAACGGTCGGAACATGGGTGCCGCCGGCATCGCCATCGGCCTCGGTGCCGCCCTCGGGTCGGTCGTCGGTGGCAGACTCACGACGCTCGACCCACTCGCGCCCCTGTACGCCGCCGCCGCCGTCCTCGTCGGTGTCGCACTCCTCGTCGCAACCGTCCCCGACAGGTCTCCCGACACGGTCCGCGTCGGTATCGGGACCGTCCTGCGAAAGTTGGCCGCCAAGCCAGCCTTCGGCGTTCCGTACGCCTTCGGCTTCATCGACCGGATGACGGCCGGGTTCTTCGCACTCGTCGGCGTGTTCTACTTCCGGGAGACGTTCGGTGTCGACGCCGCCGTCGCGGGGGCCGTCCTCGCGCTCTTCTTCGTCCCGTTCGCACTCCTCCAGTACCCCTTCGGGTCGCTCTCGGACCGCGTCGGGCGGTTCAGACCGGTCGTCCTCGGGTCGATGCTGTACGGCGTCGCCATCGTCGCTGTTGGCCTCGCACCAACGTTCGAACTCGCGGCGGGACTGATGGTCGTCGTCGGCGTCTTCGGCGCACTCGTCGCACCGGCGACGATGGCACTCGTGACGGACCTCGCACCGGCCGGTGAACGCGGCGCGGCGCTGGGTGGGTTCAACGTGTTCGGGAGTCTGGGTTTCCTCACGGGATTCGTCGTCGGCGGCGTCGTCGCCGACGTGGTCGGGTATCTCCCGTCGTTCCTCGTCGTCGGGTTCGCAGAAGTCGCCATCGCTATCGTCGCACTTCGAGCGGTCAAGCGACTCGACTCGCTCGGAGAGACACAGACGCCAGCGAGTGCGGACTGA
- a CDS encoding aldo/keto reductase, with translation MEYTTLGDTGMEVSRICLGCMSFGTPDWREWVLDEEAGLELVERAIDLGINFFDTANMYSNGESERVLGKALDGRRDEMVVASKVYFQMDDDDPNSGGLSRKAIEQELDNSLDRLGMDTLDLLQIHRWDYDTPIETTMRALDDAIRRGKTRYVGGSSMWAHQFAEAQYTADSLGLDRFATMQNHYNLLYREEEREMLPFCEKQGVGVIPWSPLARGYLTRPHEEFDATTRGETDEHAKGHPYFEGGGREVNERVEELAEEKDVKMAQIALSWVLHKDWVDAPIVGTTTIEHLEDAVEALDIKLSSSDIDYLEEPYQPVRVSGHE, from the coding sequence ATGGAGTACACGACACTCGGAGACACCGGCATGGAAGTCTCGCGAATCTGTCTCGGTTGTATGAGTTTCGGCACCCCGGACTGGAGGGAGTGGGTCTTGGACGAGGAAGCAGGTCTCGAACTAGTCGAACGGGCAATCGACCTCGGTATCAACTTCTTCGACACCGCGAATATGTACTCCAACGGGGAGTCCGAACGCGTCCTCGGAAAGGCCCTCGACGGCCGCCGCGACGAGATGGTCGTCGCGTCCAAAGTGTACTTCCAGATGGACGACGACGACCCGAACTCGGGCGGCCTCTCGCGGAAGGCCATCGAGCAGGAACTCGACAACTCGCTCGACAGACTCGGGATGGACACCCTCGACCTGTTGCAGATTCACCGCTGGGATTACGACACGCCCATCGAGACGACGATGCGCGCCCTCGACGACGCGATTCGCCGCGGGAAGACGCGGTACGTCGGCGGGTCGTCGATGTGGGCCCACCAGTTCGCCGAGGCACAGTACACAGCGGATTCGCTCGGACTCGACCGGTTCGCCACGATGCAGAACCACTACAACTTGCTCTATCGGGAAGAAGAACGCGAGATGCTTCCCTTCTGTGAGAAGCAGGGCGTGGGCGTCATCCCGTGGTCGCCGCTCGCCCGCGGGTACCTCACTCGTCCCCACGAGGAGTTCGACGCGACGACCCGCGGCGAAACTGACGAACACGCCAAGGGCCACCCCTACTTCGAAGGCGGCGGTCGTGAGGTGAACGAACGCGTGGAGGAACTCGCCGAGGAGAAGGACGTGAAGATGGCGCAAATCGCGCTGTCGTGGGTCCTCCACAAAGACTGGGTGGACGCCCCAATCGTCGGCACGACGACCATCGAACACCTCGAAGACGCCGTCGAAGCCCTCGACATCAAACTCTCGTCGTCCGACATCGACTACCTCGAAGAACCCTACCAACCGGTGCGCGTCTCCGGGCACGAATAA
- a CDS encoding bactofilin family protein, with translation MFSTNKLVALFLVALVVGSLAGVATAQQGPTAGGAVVIDEGETYVGDLEATGGTVIIAGTVDGDVSTAAGNVVVTETGAVTGSLEGVAGSVTIEGTVDGDVNLAAGAIFVRDTATVGGSMEAAGGDVRLDGAIGGDVRVGAETLTVGPSAQIGGSMEYDAGTAAIDSSAAIAGGATQVDNIEIVGPSVFGVSVSQFEGPVIPAWVFTGYWLIANFVLGAIIILVAPQFARRVTGLGTKKAVRSGGVGLLLVVAIPILLLVLLLTIIGIPLSFAGGVGFALTLWVASIYGALVLGTWLLSLADYDNRWVALFAGLFILALLDFVPLGGVIDFVVLLVGLGAFALALRGESGDDGDESVSTPDEGPQEGSPMA, from the coding sequence ATGTTTAGTACAAACAAACTGGTCGCCCTGTTCCTCGTAGCCCTCGTGGTGGGGTCTCTCGCGGGCGTGGCGACTGCACAACAAGGACCGACTGCCGGCGGTGCAGTGGTCATCGACGAAGGTGAAACCTACGTCGGTGACCTCGAAGCCACCGGTGGGACGGTCATCATCGCTGGGACAGTAGACGGCGACGTATCGACCGCAGCAGGCAACGTCGTCGTGACCGAAACCGGTGCAGTAACCGGGTCGCTCGAAGGCGTCGCAGGAAGCGTGACAATCGAGGGAACAGTCGACGGTGACGTGAACCTCGCCGCCGGTGCCATCTTCGTCCGCGACACCGCCACTGTCGGCGGGTCGATGGAAGCCGCAGGTGGCGACGTGCGACTTGACGGTGCCATCGGCGGTGACGTGAGAGTCGGTGCTGAGACCCTCACTGTCGGCCCGAGCGCACAGATTGGTGGCTCGATGGAGTACGACGCCGGAACGGCGGCCATCGATTCCAGTGCCGCCATCGCCGGCGGCGCGACGCAAGTCGACAACATCGAAATCGTCGGTCCGTCCGTCTTCGGTGTGTCGGTCAGCCAGTTCGAAGGCCCCGTCATCCCGGCGTGGGTGTTCACTGGCTACTGGCTCATCGCAAACTTCGTCCTCGGCGCGATTATCATCCTCGTCGCTCCCCAGTTCGCCCGCCGCGTGACGGGTCTCGGGACGAAGAAGGCCGTTCGCAGTGGTGGTGTTGGGCTCTTGCTCGTCGTCGCCATCCCCATCCTCCTGCTCGTGTTGCTCCTGACCATCATCGGCATCCCGCTGTCGTTCGCTGGTGGCGTTGGATTCGCGCTGACTCTCTGGGTCGCCAGCATCTATGGCGCACTCGTCCTCGGGACGTGGCTCCTCTCGCTGGCGGACTACGACAACCGCTGGGTGGCCCTCTTCGCAGGGCTGTTCATCCTCGCGTTGCTCGACTTCGTCCCGCTCGGTGGGGTCATCGACTTCGTCGTCCTCCTCGTGGGTCTCGGCGCGTTCGCGCTAGCACTCCGTGGTGAGTCGGGCGACGACGGTGACGAGAGCGTCTCGACACCCGACGAGGGACCGCAAGAAGGCTCTCCGATGGCCTGA
- a CDS encoding acyl-CoA synthetase — MEVDYESELESFEWDIPEDYNIPAVIESHADSFGDRVALKFRDAEGTREERTYEDLRRDMNRFANALESMGVGKGDRVIHLLPRDPDVFAIQLGALKRGALLVPSSSMLKPKDIEFRANDCEATTAVVHESLVDMVDDVRDDTPLENFISLGGAPDGWTDFAELVADESDEHDGPDLKAEDPMSINYTSGTTGQPKPVRHRHRWMRCFELINAPYWWGVTADDDLSDKLLWATTGTGWAKWFWSPVGVGLTTGATQFVYRGDFEPDTFLEIMEEEGVTHLCAVPTQYRMFAQRDLASYDLRIEEVLSAGEPLNREPIEAFREAFDVIPRDGYGQTETVALLTNYPGIDVKPGSMGKPTPGLGTTIIDEDENEVETGEIGEIAIPVGCPGIFDGYYDKPNLDAKTFSGDYYRTGDLASRDEDGYFFFEGRADDIIISSGYRIGPFEVEDALVSHEAVAEAAAVASPHDERGNIVKAFVVLTDGHEGSDELVTELQEFMKEQTAPYKYPREIEFVDELPKTSSGKIRRIELRSQEK; from the coding sequence ATGGAAGTCGATTACGAGTCCGAGTTGGAATCGTTCGAATGGGACATCCCGGAAGACTACAACATTCCGGCAGTCATCGAGTCCCACGCCGACTCGTTCGGTGACCGGGTGGCACTGAAGTTCCGCGACGCGGAGGGAACACGCGAAGAGCGGACGTACGAAGACCTTCGACGAGACATGAATCGATTCGCGAACGCGCTCGAATCGATGGGCGTCGGCAAGGGTGACCGTGTAATCCATCTTCTCCCGCGCGACCCGGACGTCTTCGCCATTCAACTCGGCGCGCTCAAACGTGGCGCACTGCTCGTCCCGAGTTCGTCGATGCTCAAGCCGAAAGACATCGAGTTCCGCGCCAACGACTGTGAGGCGACGACGGCCGTCGTCCACGAATCGCTCGTTGACATGGTGGACGACGTGCGTGACGACACACCACTGGAGAACTTCATCTCGCTTGGGGGCGCACCCGACGGGTGGACCGACTTCGCCGAACTCGTCGCTGACGAATCTGACGAACACGACGGCCCAGACCTGAAGGCCGAAGACCCGATGTCCATCAACTACACCTCCGGGACGACTGGCCAACCGAAACCCGTCCGCCACCGCCACCGCTGGATGCGCTGCTTCGAACTCATCAACGCACCGTACTGGTGGGGCGTCACGGCAGACGACGACCTCTCGGACAAACTCCTCTGGGCCACCACCGGAACTGGGTGGGCGAAGTGGTTCTGGAGTCCAGTCGGCGTCGGCCTCACGACGGGCGCGACGCAGTTCGTCTACCGCGGTGACTTCGAGCCCGACACGTTCCTCGAAATCATGGAAGAAGAGGGTGTCACGCACCTCTGTGCCGTCCCGACGCAGTACCGGATGTTCGCCCAGCGTGACCTCGCCTCGTACGACCTGCGGATTGAGGAAGTCCTCTCCGCCGGCGAACCCCTCAACCGCGAACCAATCGAGGCGTTCCGGGAAGCCTTCGACGTGATTCCACGCGACGGATACGGCCAGACGGAGACAGTGGCACTTCTCACCAACTACCCCGGTATCGACGTGAAACCCGGTAGCATGGGTAAGCCTACGCCGGGACTCGGGACGACCATCATCGACGAAGACGAGAACGAAGTCGAGACCGGCGAAATCGGTGAAATCGCCATCCCGGTCGGCTGTCCGGGTATCTTCGACGGCTACTACGACAAGCCCAACCTCGACGCGAAGACGTTCTCCGGCGACTACTACCGGACCGGTGACCTCGCCTCGCGTGACGAAGACGGGTACTTCTTCTTCGAAGGCCGCGCCGACGACATCATCATCTCGTCCGGCTACCGTATCGGCCCGTTCGAAGTCGAAGACGCCCTCGTCTCCCACGAGGCTGTCGCCGAAGCGGCAGCAGTCGCGAGTCCGCACGACGAGCGTGGTAACATCGTCAAGGCGTTCGTCGTCCTCACGGATGGCCACGAGGGGTCCGACGAACTCGTCACCGAACTCCAGGAGTTCATGAAAGAGCAGACGGCACCGTACAAGTACCCGCGTGAAATCGAGTTCGTCGACGAACTCCCGAAGACATCTTCCGGCAAGATTCGCCGCATCGAACTCCGCTCCCAAGAGAAGTAA